A single Candidatus Kaelpia imicola DNA region contains:
- a CDS encoding iron-only hydrogenase system regulator codes for MDRRVGFIGIILEDRETQAQLVNQVLSKFAETIVGRIGLPYKEKRCSVITLIVDATTDELGAMTGKLGKIEGVSVKSALSKEKNR; via the coding sequence ATGGATAGAAGAGTTGGATTTATAGGGATTATCTTAGAGGATAGAGAGACGCAGGCTCAACTTGTCAATCAGGTTCTTTCTAAGTTTGCTGAAACTATTGTTGGGCGTATAGGGCTGCCTTACAAAGAGAAGAGATGTTCTGTTATAACTCTTATTGTAGACGCAACTACTGATGAGCTTGGCGCTATGACCGGAAAGCTTGGCAAGATAGAGGGGGTCTCTGTTAAGTCCGCTTTAAGCAAAGAAAAGAATAGATGA
- the hydE gene encoding [FeFe] hydrogenase H-cluster radical SAM maturase HydE: MKNRLSKNEIKKFLKGEDENHLLETASNIRKEFFKKKVLIRAIIAFSNYCLRDCLYCGLRISNKKLRRYRMRKDEIVGVARGIIEKGIKTIVLQSGDDLYYSRDNLVNLIVSIKRFSPSLALTLSIGERPLDDYKAFYDAGADRYLIKHETANESLYNKLHPNQSFKERVEIIEFLRKIGYQVGLGNIIGLPGQSLKDLAADIMFYQDFQPDMIGLGPFISAVDTPLSAQPSPDMKLVLRSYALARVVTVDSHIPLTTAAMTKGENDFMRESLKVSTNVIMVDFTPKEYSLSYKIYDNRSISSIREIDYLIKKLGFTPSYVKGDSLKRF; the protein is encoded by the coding sequence ATGAAGAATAGATTGAGTAAAAATGAAATCAAAAAGTTTCTTAAAGGCGAAGATGAGAACCATCTCCTGGAGACTGCATCCAATATTCGGAAGGAATTTTTTAAAAAGAAGGTTCTAATAAGAGCTATTATCGCGTTTTCAAATTATTGCTTGAGAGATTGTCTCTACTGCGGTTTAAGGATAAGCAATAAAAAGTTAAGGCGCTACAGAATGAGAAAAGATGAGATTGTCGGTGTTGCCAGGGGAATTATTGAAAAAGGTATTAAGACTATCGTGCTTCAATCGGGAGATGATCTTTATTATTCTAGAGATAATCTGGTTAATTTAATAGTAAGTATAAAAAGGTTCTCTCCTTCTCTTGCTCTGACTCTTTCGATAGGCGAGAGGCCGTTGGATGACTATAAGGCTTTCTATGATGCCGGAGCAGATAGATATCTCATTAAGCATGAGACAGCCAATGAGAGTCTGTATAATAAACTCCATCCGAATCAGAGTTTTAAAGAGAGGGTTGAGATAATAGAGTTTTTAAGAAAAATAGGTTATCAGGTTGGCCTGGGCAATATAATCGGTCTTCCCGGCCAGAGTTTAAAAGATTTGGCAGCCGATATAATGTTTTATCAGGATTTTCAGCCCGATATGATAGGTCTGGGACCTTTCATATCCGCAGTTGATACCCCGCTCTCTGCTCAGCCTTCTCCGGATATGAAGCTTGTTCTCAGGTCATATGCTTTAGCGCGAGTTGTAACAGTGGATTCTCATATACCTTTAACCACTGCAGCTATGACTAAAGGTGAAAATGATTTTATGAGAGAGTCTCTTAAAGTGAGCACCAATGTTATCATGGTTGATTTTACACCCAAAGAGTATAGTCTCAGTTATAAAATATATGATAATAGGTCTATCTCTTCAATTAGAGAAATAGATTATTTGATCAAAAAGCTGGGGTTTACTCCTTCTTATGTCAAAGGGGATTCTTTGAAGAGATTTTAA
- the hydF gene encoding [FeFe] hydrogenase H-cluster maturation GTPase HydF — MKTTPKSLRLQIGIFGRMNVGKSSFLNMVSGQDVSITSDLPGTTTDVVEKTMELLPVGPVVFLDTAGLDDSSSLGEKRVKKTEKIFNRSEIIVLLVEADIWSDYEERIIKEAKKRDRPVIIIVNKTDIKFPCDEFLNLITTKCQEYQLIISTDLKNRDRYVNPFKEKILELSPEDFRNPPPIISDLMPKGGIAVLIIPIDLEAPKGRIILPQVQTIRDALDGDQAALIVKESEYKQALNSLKRKPDIVVSDSQVVDFMIENTPPDVNATTFSTLFARYKGDIAEEIKGVFMVDEIGPGDKVLIAEACSHHPIEDDIGRVKIPRWLKDYLGFDLKWDSTAGRDYPDDLSDYKLIIHCGGCMITRYEMLSRIQMAIEKGVAITNYGIVISYLKGVLERILSPIPEAAELFRKYREEVRDESI; from the coding sequence ATGAAGACTACACCAAAATCTTTGAGGCTCCAGATCGGAATATTCGGCCGTATGAATGTTGGTAAATCCAGTTTCCTTAACATGGTTAGCGGCCAGGATGTCTCTATAACATCCGATCTTCCCGGAACAACGACTGATGTTGTTGAGAAGACTATGGAGCTTCTCCCTGTTGGCCCGGTCGTATTCCTGGATACAGCAGGCTTAGATGATAGCTCTTCTTTAGGCGAGAAGAGAGTAAAGAAGACAGAGAAGATATTTAATCGTTCAGAGATAATAGTTCTATTGGTAGAGGCTGATATTTGGAGTGATTATGAAGAGAGAATAATCAAAGAGGCTAAGAAGAGAGATAGACCTGTTATTATAATTGTGAATAAAACAGATATTAAATTTCCATGTGATGAGTTTTTGAATTTAATAACTACCAAGTGCCAAGAATATCAGCTTATTATAAGTACAGATTTAAAAAACCGCGATAGATATGTCAATCCATTTAAGGAAAAGATATTAGAGTTATCCCCGGAAGATTTTCGTAATCCCCCGCCTATAATAAGTGATTTAATGCCTAAAGGCGGTATTGCAGTCTTAATAATTCCCATTGATTTAGAAGCTCCCAAAGGAAGGATAATTCTTCCCCAAGTTCAAACAATAAGAGATGCTTTAGATGGAGATCAGGCGGCTTTGATTGTTAAAGAGAGTGAGTACAAGCAAGCTTTAAATAGTCTTAAGAGAAAGCCGGATATAGTTGTCTCTGACTCTCAGGTTGTAGATTTTATGATTGAGAATACTCCGCCGGATGTTAATGCTACGACTTTTTCAACTCTCTTTGCGCGTTATAAGGGAGATATAGCGGAGGAGATTAAAGGTGTTTTTATGGTAGATGAGATAGGACCGGGAGATAAAGTGCTGATAGCTGAAGCATGCTCTCACCATCCGATAGAAGATGATATTGGAAGAGTTAAAATACCGCGTTGGTTAAAAGATTATCTGGGCTTTGATCTTAAGTGGGATAGTACCGCCGGCAGAGACTATCCTGATGATCTCTCTGACTATAAACTTATTATCCATTGCGGGGGTTGTATGATAACGCGGTATGAGATGCTCAGTCGGATTCAGATGGCAATTGAAAAAGGAGTAGCCATTACTAATTACGGTATTGTCATATCTTATTTAAAAGGTGTGCTGGAGCGGATTCTTTCGCCTATACCTGAGGCAGCGGAGTTATTTAGAAAATATAGAGAGGAGGTTAGAGATGAAAGTATATAG
- a CDS encoding YvcK family protein, with the protein MIKELRWLYPGIGIKRWIFLSAVGVIFISLSSASLVKADSYNSNFYSILGLLLGALAIIVGIKEFVAAVINALYPERSKKLLELFLEKKKLEKGPNIVAIGGGTGLSTLLQGLKNVTANTTAIVTVADDGGSSGRLRKEFDILPPGDIRNCLVALADAPPLMRELFQYRFKAEGELKDHNFGNLFITALSQITGDFEKAIKESSKVLAIKGRVIPATVDKVKLIAEHENGRETVGESKIPEAKLKIKRVRLQPSQCKLVYEAMEAIENADVIILGPGSLYTSVIPNLLVPGMAEAILNSPAIKIYVVNIMTQLGETDNYTASDHIKAIFEHTSSSLIQYAVLNLSFIPGDLLQNYQEEDSSPVRADIIEVEKLGPKAIVRDLSDLGGVVRHDSNKLAELVLEILSLNKSRGKWI; encoded by the coding sequence ATGATAAAAGAACTACGCTGGTTATATCCTGGCATTGGTATAAAAAGATGGATATTCCTTTCAGCCGTAGGGGTGATCTTTATATCGTTAAGCTCGGCAAGCCTTGTAAAGGCTGACAGCTATAATAGCAACTTCTATTCCATATTAGGTCTTCTTTTGGGGGCATTAGCCATTATAGTAGGTATCAAAGAGTTCGTTGCTGCAGTTATAAACGCTCTCTATCCTGAACGCTCCAAAAAGTTATTGGAATTGTTTCTGGAAAAGAAAAAGCTGGAGAAGGGGCCCAATATTGTTGCTATTGGAGGAGGTACAGGCCTTTCGACACTGCTTCAGGGTTTAAAAAATGTCACTGCCAATACTACTGCCATTGTTACCGTAGCCGACGATGGAGGCTCTTCAGGCAGGCTGCGGAAAGAATTTGATATCCTTCCTCCTGGAGATATAAGGAACTGCCTTGTTGCTTTAGCCGATGCTCCGCCTTTAATGAGAGAACTGTTTCAGTACCGCTTTAAAGCTGAAGGTGAATTAAAAGACCACAATTTTGGCAATCTATTTATTACTGCGCTCTCTCAAATAACAGGCGATTTTGAAAAGGCAATAAAAGAGTCTAGTAAGGTTCTGGCTATAAAAGGCCGCGTTATTCCAGCGACAGTAGACAAGGTAAAATTAATCGCGGAGCACGAGAACGGTAGGGAGACAGTGGGTGAATCTAAAATTCCAGAGGCAAAACTTAAGATTAAAAGAGTAAGGCTTCAGCCTTCTCAATGCAAGTTGGTTTATGAGGCGATGGAGGCGATTGAGAATGCAGATGTTATTATCTTAGGCCCCGGCAGTCTCTATACCAGTGTTATACCCAATCTTCTTGTCCCTGGTATGGCGGAGGCCATTTTAAACTCCCCTGCTATTAAGATATATGTGGTCAATATTATGACTCAACTTGGCGAGACTGATAACTATACAGCTTCAGACCATATTAAGGCTATCTTTGAACATACCTCTTCAAGTTTAATTCAGTATGCAGTGCTTAATTTATCTTTTATTCCCGGTGACCTGCTTCAGAATTATCAGGAAGAGGACAGCTCTCCTGTAAGGGCTGATATTATCGAAGTAGAGAAGTTAGGGCCTAAAGCCATTGTTAGAGATCTCTCTGATTTAGGAGGTGTTGTCAGGCATGATTCAAATAAACTTGCCGAGCTGGTGCTGGAGATACTCAGTCTTAATAAAAGCAGAGGGAAATGGATTTAA
- a CDS encoding PTS sugar transporter subunit IIA: MNISDLLSVGAIKLNLKAKDKNTAIDELLEVLITAKKLDQKNKPKVRKVLRAREKLGSTGIGQGIGIPHAKDSCIKKITVCCGISKKGVDFDSLDGELVNIFFMILAPEDATGEHLKTLAKISRLVRARFFRMSLMQCKSPKNLLSILKREEEEMG, encoded by the coding sequence ATGAATATATCAGATCTTTTAAGTGTCGGAGCAATAAAGCTGAATCTTAAGGCAAAAGATAAAAATACAGCCATAGATGAGCTGTTGGAAGTATTGATAACAGCCAAAAAATTAGATCAGAAGAATAAGCCCAAAGTAAGGAAGGTTTTAAGGGCCAGAGAGAAGCTTGGCTCAACCGGAATAGGCCAAGGGATAGGTATTCCCCATGCCAAAGATAGTTGTATAAAAAAGATAACGGTTTGTTGCGGAATATCCAAAAAGGGTGTAGATTTCGACTCTTTAGATGGTGAGTTGGTAAATATATTCTTTATGATTCTTGCGCCTGAAGATGCAACAGGCGAACATCTTAAGACTTTGGCAAAGATATCGCGTTTAGTCAGAGCCAGGTTTTTCCGCATGAGTCTCATGCAGTGCAAAAGTCCTAAGAACCTTCTCTCTATCCTTAAAAGGGAAGAAGAGGAGATGGGGTAG
- the hydG gene encoding [FeFe] hydrogenase H-cluster radical SAM maturase HydG, whose translation MKVYSDDTKNWIDNRIKRDEVTKFLKNNKDFIDDELIEKKIVKNKNADKKLIKDIIAKSLEVKTLSLDETAYLLNVEDEDTWAMMEDAALKVKKRVYDNRIVTFAPLYMSNLCVNDCLYCGFRKSNNSARRRVLTKEEVIKETEVLAGEIGHKRLIVVYGEHPKTDVDYMEETISAIYSVKVRTKHGYGSIRRVNVNAASLSISDLERLHDVGIGTYQVFQESYHHPTYSKVHPEGTIKGDYSWRLYCLHRAMEAGVDDVGLGVLFGLYDWKFEVLGLLSHTLDLESKFGIGAHTISFPRLEPAKDTPFTESSNYKVSDRDFKKLITIIRLAVPYAGMIITARESAEIRRDALRLGITQTDASTRIGIGAYSDCYRKQEGNRQQFYLGDTRSLDEVIREFARMGYITSFCTAGYRCGRTGKNIMQLLRSGREGKFCKLNAVLTFREWLDDFASAETKKAALSIIKKEIKEVKIEMPKVYDDFISYYEKIRDGQRDLYF comes from the coding sequence ATGAAAGTATATAGTGATGATACTAAGAACTGGATAGATAATAGAATTAAGAGAGATGAGGTAACTAAGTTTTTAAAAAATAATAAAGATTTCATAGACGATGAACTTATTGAGAAGAAGATAGTTAAAAATAAGAATGCTGACAAAAAACTCATAAAGGATATAATCGCAAAATCTCTTGAGGTTAAGACTCTATCTTTAGATGAAACTGCCTATCTTTTAAATGTAGAGGATGAGGATACTTGGGCCATGATGGAGGATGCTGCTTTAAAAGTCAAGAAGAGAGTCTATGATAATAGAATCGTTACTTTTGCACCGCTCTATATGTCTAACTTATGTGTAAATGACTGTCTCTACTGCGGTTTTCGTAAATCCAATAACTCTGCTAGACGCAGAGTTTTAACTAAAGAAGAGGTAATTAAAGAGACGGAGGTCTTGGCGGGTGAGATTGGCCATAAGAGGCTGATAGTTGTCTATGGAGAGCATCCTAAGACCGACGTAGACTACATGGAAGAGACAATCTCTGCAATTTATAGTGTTAAGGTTAGGACTAAACATGGGTATGGATCTATACGGCGTGTCAATGTCAATGCAGCATCTCTTTCAATCTCTGATTTAGAGAGGCTTCATGATGTTGGTATCGGGACCTATCAGGTCTTTCAGGAGAGTTACCATCATCCTACTTATAGTAAGGTTCACCCTGAGGGAACTATTAAGGGTGATTACTCCTGGAGATTATATTGTTTACATCGGGCGATGGAGGCAGGGGTTGATGATGTTGGTCTGGGAGTATTATTCGGACTCTATGATTGGAAATTTGAGGTTTTGGGTCTCCTCTCTCACACTTTAGATCTGGAGAGTAAATTCGGCATAGGAGCTCATACGATATCATTTCCCCGGCTTGAGCCGGCCAAAGATACTCCTTTTACTGAGAGTTCAAACTATAAGGTCTCAGACCGGGATTTTAAGAAGCTGATCACTATTATTCGCCTTGCCGTGCCTTATGCAGGAATGATTATAACGGCCCGGGAGAGTGCCGAGATCAGACGCGATGCTTTAAGACTCGGCATTACTCAGACCGATGCCTCAACCCGTATAGGTATAGGCGCTTATAGCGATTGCTACAGGAAGCAGGAAGGCAATAGACAGCAGTTCTATCTTGGAGATACCCGGTCTTTAGATGAGGTGATAAGAGAGTTTGCCCGGATGGGATATATCACATCTTTCTGTACCGCCGGTTACCGCTGCGGACGGACAGGAAAAAACATTATGCAGCTCTTGAGGTCAGGCCGGGAAGGAAAGTTCTGTAAACTTAATGCGGTTTTGACTTTCAGGGAATGGCTGGATGATTTTGCCTCTGCTGAAACAAAAAAAGCGGCTCTATCGATTATTAAAAAAGAGATAAAAGAGGTTAAAATAGAGATGCCTAAAGTCTATGATGATTTTATAAGTTATTATGAAAAAATAAGAGATGGCCAAAGAGACCTCTATTTCTAG